From the Porphyrobacter sp. CACIAM 03H1 genome, the window GACCTGCGCAAGGGCCAGTCGGACGAGGAGTTCAACACCGTCCTCGGCAAGGCGATCGACCAGATCGCGGGCGCGAGCGTCTGACGCGCCTGCGGGCAAGGGGGCGTGACAGCAGGGGCGCGAGCCGCTAGCGAACCGCCCCCATGACCCAGACACAGCTCTACCTCATTTCCCCGCTCGATGTCGGCGGGGATTTCCCCGCCCGGCTCGAGCGTGCGCTGGCGGCGGGGGCGCGTCGGCACGGCGATCTTGTCACCGCCTTCCAGTTCCGGGTGAAGGGGCTGGACCAGCACGAGGCCGCCCGCCTCGCCGCGCCGCTCCAGGCGATCTGCGCCGCGCATGACGTGGCTTTCATCGTCAATGATTCGATCGCGCTCGCCAAGCGGCTGAAGGCCGACGGGGTGCATCTCGGGCAGGAGGACGGCTCGCCGAAGGACGCGCGCGCGGAACTGGGGCGCGAGGCGCAGATCGGTGTCACCTGCCACGCCAGCCGCCACCTCGCGATGGAAGCGGGCGAGGCGGGGGCGGATTATGTCGCCTTCGGGGCGTTCTATCCCTCGTCGACCAAGGACAAGGGCGATGCGGAACGCCCAACCCCCGAACTCCTCAGCTGGTGGACCCAGCTTTTCGAGATCCCCTGCGTCGCCATCGGCGGCATCACGCCCGACAACTGCAAACCGCTGATCGAGGCGGGCGCAGATTTCCTTGCGGTCAGCCACGCGGTCTGGGGCGGGGACGAGGTCGCCGCGATCGAGGCCTTCGCCAAGGTCATGCGCGGCTAGCGGCCCTTGTCGGCCCCCGCCGCGCCGTGTAGCCCCGCGAGGCTGTGCGATCTCGGTGCTGGGGGCGGACCTCGATGATCAGGAAAATCGGTTGCGGCGGCTGCCTCGTGGTCCTCGGGCTGGTGGCCGTCCTGCTGGTGCTTTTCGCCCGGACCGAGGCAGGACAGACCCTGCTGGCCCTCGTAATGCTTTATGGCGGTGTCATCTTCGCCGGGGCGATGGCGCACGACACGATCCCCGGCGAGGTGATCGAACTCAGGCGGAGCAGCCAGCCCGATGCGATCCAGGCCGGCAGCATCCGCTTCGCCTATCGAGACGACAACGGCGAGCGGCGTGAGGAATTCCGCCGTGTGATGCTGTCCAACCCCTCCTTCGACAAGCTGAAGGTCGGTGACCGGATCGAGGTCTGGGTGTGCAAGAACGACCGTTCGAAGGTCAAGCTCGTCGGATACCAGACCTACGAACCCGAAAAGTGCTTCGATCAGCCCGGGGACACGA encodes:
- the thiE gene encoding thiamine phosphate synthase, producing the protein MTQTQLYLISPLDVGGDFPARLERALAAGARRHGDLVTAFQFRVKGLDQHEAARLAAPLQAICAAHDVAFIVNDSIALAKRLKADGVHLGQEDGSPKDARAELGREAQIGVTCHASRHLAMEAGEAGADYVAFGAFYPSSTKDKGDAERPTPELLSWWTQLFEIPCVAIGGITPDNCKPLIEAGADFLAVSHAVWGGDEVAAIEAFAKVMRG